A stretch of Lathyrus oleraceus cultivar Zhongwan6 chromosome 6, CAAS_Psat_ZW6_1.0, whole genome shotgun sequence DNA encodes these proteins:
- the LOC127096926 gene encoding DEAD-box ATP-dependent RNA helicase 35, producing MEEDDYEEYVPVAKRRAMEAQKILQRKGKASAVIDDDSEKLRVVEMKPSLLVKASQLKKDQPEISVTEQIVQQEKEMIDNLSDKKTLMSVRELAKGITYTEPLPTGWKPPLHIRRMSKKDCEFIQKQWHIIVNGEEIPPPIKNFKDMRFPDPILKMLKTKGIVQPTPIQVQGLPVILSGRDMIGIAFTGSGKTLVFVLPMIMMAMQEEIMMPLVPGEGPFGLIICPSRELARQTYEVIEQFLLPLKEAGYPELRPLLCIGGIDMRSQLEIVKKGVHLVVATPGRLKDMLAKKKMNLDNCRYLTLDEADRLVDLGFEDDIREVFDHFKAQRQTLLFSATMPTKIQNFARSALVKPIIVNVGRAGAANLDVIQEVEYVKQEAKIVYLLECLQKTPPPVLIFCENKADVDDIHEYLLLKGVEGVAIHGGKDQEEREYAISSFKAGKKDVLVATDVASKGLDFPDIQHVINYDMPAEIENYVHRIGRTGRCGKTGIATTFINKNQSETTLLDLKHLLQEAKQRIPPVLGELNDPMEDTEEITGISGVKGCAYCGGLGHRIRDCPKLEHQKSVAIANNRKDYFGSGGYRGEI from the coding sequence ATGGAGGAAGATGATTATGAGGAGTATGTGCCTGTGGCAAAGCGTCGCGCTATGGAAGCTCAGAAGATTCTACAACGCAAAGGGAAGGCCTCTGCTGTAATTGACGATGATTCGGAGAAATTACGAGTGGTTGAAATGAAGCCGAGTCTACTTGTTAAGGCATCACAGCTGAAAAAAGACCAACCTGAGATCAGTGTTACAGAGCAGATTGTTCAACAGGAGAAGGAGATGATTGATAATTTGTCTGATAAGAAAACACTTATGTCTGTTCGCGAATTAGCTAAGGGGATTACTTATACTGAACCTTTGCCTACTGGGTGGAAGCCTCCTTTGCATATACGAAGGATGTCGAAGAAGGATTGTGAATTTATTCAGAAACAGTGGCATATAATAGTTAACGGTGAAGAAATTCCACCTCCAATTAAGAATTTTAAGGACATGAGGTTTCCGGATCCGATTCTGAAGATGTTGAAAACTAAGGGGATTGTGCAGCCAACACCGATTCAGGTGCAGGGTCTTCCTGTTATTTTATCTGGGCGTGATATGATTGGGATTGCTTTCACGGGTTCGGGGAAAACTCTGGTCTTTGTGCTTCCTATGATCATGATGGCAATGCAGGAGGAGATTATGATGCCTTTAGTTCCCGGGGAAGGTCCGTTTGGTCTGATTATTTGTCCGTCGAGGGAATTGGCAAGGCAAACTTATGAAGTGATTGAACAATTCTTGTTGCCTTTGAAGGAAGCTGGATACCCAGAGCTTAGGCCTCTGCTTTGTATCGGTGGAATTGATATGAGATCGCAGCTTGAGATTGTCAAGAAGGGGGTTCATTTAGTTGTTGCTACGCCCGGGAGGTTGAAGGATATGTTGGCAAAGAAAAAAATGAATCTTGATAACTGCAGGTATTTGACGTTAGATGAGGCTGATCGATTGGTAGATTTGGGATTTGAAGATGATATAAGAGAAGTTTTCGATCACTTTAAAGCTCAAAGGCAAACTCTCTTATTTTCTGCTACTATGCCAACCAAAATTCAAAACTTTGCTAGAAGTGCTTTGGTGAAACCTATTATCGTCAATGTGGGGCGTGCCGGGGCGGCAAATCTTGATGTAATTCAGGAGGTAGAGTATGTCAAACAAGAGGCAAAAATAGTTTACCTCCTTGAGTGCCTACAGAAAACGCCACCTCCTGTTCTGATTTTTTGCGAGAACAAGGCTGATGTCGATGACATACATGAGTATCTTCTCTTGAAAGGAGTGGAAGGTGTGGCTATTCATGGAGGCAAGGATCAGGAAGAGAGAGAGTATGCCATTTCATCATTTAAGGCTGGAAAGAAAGATGTCTTGGTTGCAACTGATGTTGCATCTAAAGGTTTGGATTTTCCTGATATTCAGCATGTCATCAACTACGACATGCCAGCTGAAATAGAAAATTATGTCCATAGGATTGGACGTACCGGAAGATGTGGTAAAACTGGTATAGCGACAACGTTTATAAACAAGAACCAAAGTGAGACAACATTGCTTGATTTGAAACACCTATTGCAAGAAGCAAAACAAAGGATTCCTCCAGTTTTAGGTGAGCTGAATGATCCAATGGAAGATACTGAAGAAATCACAGGCATAAGTGGTGTCAAGGGATGTGCGTATTGTGGCGGGCTTGGGCATCGTATCCGTGATTGTCCTAAATTAGAACATCAGAAGAGTGTGGCAATTGCAAATAATAGAAAGGATTATTTTGGATCTGGAGGTTACAGGGGGGAAATTTGA